The Gemmatimonadaceae bacterium genome contains the following window.
AGCCGAACGCGAAGCCCCCGGCCCCCTCGCGCTGTTCCCCGAATCCCCCGTCCCCCAAGTCCTCCCCGGCTTCTCCGCCCCCGAGCTCACCGAAGCCGACTACCGCCTCACCGGCCTTTCATTGAACGGCCACCCCATGCGCCACGTCCGCGCCCTGCTCATCCCCAACGGCGTGCGTACCGCCCGCGAGATCCACACGATGCAGGACGGCGATCCCATCGCCCACGCGGGGCTCGTCATCTGCCGCCAGCGCCCAGGCACCGCCAAGGGCTTCGTGTTCCTCACGCTTGAGGACGAGACCGGCACCATCAACGTGGTCGTCACGCCGCAGCGATTCGAGGAACAGGCGATGCTCATTTCGCGCACACCACTGCTGCTCGTGCGGGGCACGCTGCAGGTGGAGAGCGGGGTCTACAACATCCGCGCGCAGAGCTTTGCCGCGCTCAAGGCCGGCGCGGGCGAGGATGCGGTGCGGGGACATAACTACAGATGAAGATGGAGGACGTGGGTGAAAGGAGTGCGCAGCCGCGAGTTCGCAGTTCATCTTTCGTCCTCCATCCTTCATCATTCACCATGCACATCGCCGTCTTCGGAGCCACCGGCCGCGTCGGCGGCCGATTCGTCGAGTACGCCCTAGCCGCGGGCCACACGATCCGCGCCTTGGTGCGCGACATATCCAAGATCGACCCACGCCCCGGCCTTGAGGTCGTGCAAGGCGACGTGCTCACCGTCGATGACGTCGAGCGAACGATCGCCGGTACCGATGCCGTCGTGTCCGGCCTCGGCGGTGCCGGCGTCGAGGCGCCGGGAGATGCGCAATCGCAAGGCATGCGCAACATCGTCGCCGCGATGACGAAGCTCGGCATCAAGCGCGTGCTCGGTGTCGCGGGGGGCGGAATCCTCGATTCCGCGAAGGGCGGCCTGCGCCACGACCAGCCCGGCTTCCCCGCCCTCTACCGCGCCGTGAGTGGCAAGCACGAAGAAGCCTGGCGCGCGATGCAGGCCAGCGACCTCGACTGGACGATGATCGCCACCGGCGACATCGTCGCCGGCGCGCGCAGCGGTGAATACCGCACGCTGGAGAACAGGCTCCCGGAGAAAGCCACGCAGATCAGCGTCGAGGACGTCGCCGATTTCCTGCTCAAGGCACTCACGCAGGGCCTGCACCTCCGCACACGGGTCGGCGCAGGCTACTGAGCGAGAGCGACTCAGCGTAGCCAGCTGGCGCAAGGGGACTCGCCGAACGACGCGCGGGAAACCACCTTATCCGTGCCCCCCGTGTCCGACGCCATCCGTGACCGCCTCGCCGCCACCCTGAGCGGCACCCACACCATCGAGCGTGAGCTCGGCGGCGGCGGGATGGCGCGCGTGTTCCTAGCCACGGAGCGCTCGCTCGGACGGCAAGTCGTCATCAAGACGCTGCCTGACGAGGCCTGGACGCCTGCCACCGCGCAGCGCTTCCATCGCGAGATCCTCACCGCAGCGCAGCTCCAGCACGCCAACATCGTCCCGGTGCTCTCGGCTGGCGAGACGGACGGGCTGCCGTACTTCCTGATGCCCTGGGTGGACGGCGCCTCGCTGCGCGAGCGGATGGCCCGCGGCCCGGTGCCGCTGCAGGAAGCCGTCGCCATCCTGCGCGACGTCGCCCGCGCACTCGCCGCCGCACACGCGCGCAATGTCGTGCACCGCGACATCAAGCCCGAGAACATCCTGCTCTCGGCTGGCGCGGCCGTGGTCACCGACTTCGGCGTCGCGAAGGCCATCACGCTGGCGACTCAGGGTTCGATGACCAGCTCGGCGATGACGGCCGTCGGCACCACACTCGGCACGCTCGCCTATATGGCGCCGGAGCAGATTGCCGGGGACCCGAGCCTCGACCATCGCGCGGACCTCTACGCCTGGGGCATGGTCGCGTACGAGCTGCTCGCGGGGCAGCGTCCGTTTGCGGACCTTGCGAACGTCGCGCTGACGCAGGCGCAGATGGTGAAGATGCCCGAGCCGCTGGGCAAGCTGGCGCCGACGGTGCCGCCTGCGCTGGCGCAGCTGGTGATGCAGTGCCTCGCGAAGGAAGCCAGCAAGCGGCCCGCCGACGCCACTGCGTTGCTCGCCGTGCTCGACTCGCCGTCGGGCGAGGCGCTGGCGGCAATGCGGCCGTCCGCCAAGGGAAGATGGATCGCCGCCGCGGTCGTCGTCGTGGCCGGCATCGCCGGCTGGCTCACGCTGGGCCGCGGCCCGGCCACCGACGAGCGCGTCATCGCGGTGGCACCGTTTCGCGTCGGCGGCGCGGCGCCGGACGCGCAGTACCTACGCGAGGGCTTGGCCGACCTCATGGTGCCGCAGCTCGCGGTCCTGCCGGAGCTGTCGACCGCAAGCATGCGCGTGGTGCTGGATCGCTGGAAGCGTACAGCCGGCAGCGCGGACGCCGACCTCGACGACGCCGGTGCCCTACGCGTGGCCCGTGATGCCGGCGCCGGCCAGCTGATTCTCGGCGACCTCATCGGCACCGCGGACCGCCTTACCGTGTCCGCACGCTTGCTCCGCTCCCGCGACGGCAAGGAACTCGCCCAGACGCAGGTGACCGGATCGTCGGACAGCCTCGCGGTGCTGGCGACGCGCGTGGTGACCGCCTTGATGTCCGTGCGCGACGGCGTGACGACAGAGCGCATCCGCAGCGTCCTCAGTGCCTCGTCGGCCGCCATCGCACCGTA
Protein-coding sequences here:
- a CDS encoding NAD(P)H-binding protein, with amino-acid sequence MHIAVFGATGRVGGRFVEYALAAGHTIRALVRDISKIDPRPGLEVVQGDVLTVDDVERTIAGTDAVVSGLGGAGVEAPGDAQSQGMRNIVAAMTKLGIKRVLGVAGGGILDSAKGGLRHDQPGFPALYRAVSGKHEEAWRAMQASDLDWTMIATGDIVAGARSGEYRTLENRLPEKATQISVEDVADFLLKALTQGLHLRTRVGAGY